The genomic interval GGTGCCCAACATAAAGAATGTACAGATGCTCAGTCTGTTTGAAATTGCCACAGAGCTCAATCGACTGCAGGCTTTAGGTGTAACCGGGCAACTTGGCACAACTGACCTCACTGGGGGAACATTTACACTCTCTAACATCGGCTCAGTAAGTGTAATACTGATAGTGTGCTGATAAATGAACAATAATATACCATAGTGCTGATAATTTCTCATTTCTGACTTTTAAACTGTAgcactttattattttagtcTATATGAGCTCACTATAACTACTGCCtgaactgtacacactgtaatgcTTAAACCCTCTGTTCATGTTGCAGATTGGGGGTACTTATGCAAAGCCAGTGATTCTGCCACCTGAGGTTGCCATCGGTGCTCTTGGGAAAATTCAAGTTTGTGCCATTTTTCTTACTTGAGATCATTTTTTTATGTGTCATTTTGTAGCTTCATATACAGATGAAAAACTACTGTTATTTTTATGTACAGttatctttgtctctctcttctccataCAGGTTTTACCACGCTTTAACTCTAAGGACGAGGTTGTGAAAGCACACATCATGTATGTGAGCTGGTCTGCAGATCACAGAATCATTGACGGGGCCACAATGTGTCGTTTCTCCAACCTGTGGAGGTCTTATCTGGAGAACCCAGCCTCTATGGTACTGGATCTGAAGTAGATCATTCTGCCTTTAGAAAACATTTGGACAAGGACTAGTGATGGAACATTATTGTTGTGATTAAGTTACTGAATTAAGCTACTCTAGAATATTTCTTTGTGTTCCTTTTTCCTTCCCATTTCCATGATTCTTGTCTTCTCACATGCCATGGACAGTGTGTACATATTAAgaacattaacacatttcttGAATGTGACTTGAATGTACAGTTACAAGTCTTGTGTAGGTCACCTGCcttttttctgtaaatacacacaaccAAGGCACAACCTACAGACTGTTATGTTATGTGCTGTTTCGGTTCGTGTGTGTCCTCTTTCTACCTGggtaaaaaatagaaatgggATTGTTTGATTCTGTTTTGATCGTCATGAACACTATGAACATTTCCTTTATCTGTAAATGCAGACAATTTTTACCTCCCTATAAATGCATTATTGCACAAATAGCTTTTGACAGTATATACAAATCCTGGCTGTGATTATGGGACGTTTGGCGGTGAAGAAAATCATGTAATCGCTACTGTGTGGgattttactgtatttaagGATAACTCAGTATCTGAATGGTATATGTAGTTTTAGAACTGCTTACAAGAGGTAGATTGTTACATGCACAGTTTGtccattatttttgttgttttgtgtggaTTTTGAGGAGagaaaaattttaataaatgatgtcatttatGAAATAGCAgactatatttaatataaaaaatatgtagtTGTAGTGATATTTCTTCTAATtcttattactattataatacTGTAGATTAATGCAATAACACAATACAGTAGGTTCAGAGACTATTCAGACCCCTTCAGTTTTTGCATGCttcatgtttaatttaatatagATTAAaatgacccttttttttttactattatactATGACAAAGTGATGAACTGTGATATAAATCATTCATATAAAAAGTTCAGATGCATCCTATTTgctgttatttcttttaagatGTCTCTTGAACTTGTCTGGAGCCTACCTGTGGCAAATTGCATAGATTTGATGAGTTATCTGTGTGAATAGTCCTGGAGATCAGAATTAGTGTGTCCCAAAGTGTAGGATGTTGTATTTATTAACTAATGGTCCATTAGCCATTCAAACTGTGGATCCATGCACACTTTTCCATCTAACATAGACTGTTTGTTTCACTGCATTTTAGTCACATGTAACTAAAGAAAATggtaaatgaaattaaatataatataaattatataaggAATTATGTATGAAGAAATGCATTTATGTGTTTACAGTACTTACAggtcttttattcattttcttttacaaaaagAGTGCATGTTTTTAGTCCTTAGTATAAGTAGGTGAATTGGGACAAACTGCTCCTCTTCTGAGGTTTTGGTAGAGGCAAAGAGGTTTGGAGATAAATATTCTGGTACATGTAATTTAGATTTTGAGAGAAATACAATCTctaatatgtttgttttttatttatttattactgtccTTAAATCATAATTTGTATATTATGCTTATGTTACCTTGAAAAGTACCAATAATTCAGAAAAAGACATCGCCTACTCTTGGTACACGACAAagagaacacacagtgcaaatAGATGCTGGTTTTTGAACAGGTACTCTGTGAAGGTGTCTGTGTCTGCACTCCAGATGCTGCGGCTCGTGCAGGAAACGGCAGAGTTACGCAGCTGCCCAATGGCCACATGGCAAATGAGTTTATAGCGTCCACTGGAAAGGCTTTTAGCCGCATCCTTAATGGAATCGGACAGCTTGGTAGCTACAGCTGAACATGCCGGGCTGTACTCCATGGCAGTGAGCCTTTCATCCACCAGGTGCTTCATCAGTAAGTGCACCAGACCGCTGGGGAAGCGCTGATCTGAGACAGGCTGGTGGAGCATGAGGTGCTCCTTCACAACATCCTAAAAAATGATCACACTATTCACCAAGCAACTCTTTGCATTTAACATCTActtatttcaattcagttttattctaACTAAGGGCATTGTCTAAAAGCAgcattaaagagaaataaaaacacataaatggTTAATTACGTGATGATACACCATCTAATGGTAGGCTCACTCAATGGAAAAAACTGAAGAAAGACAGCCATTTCTATTCTGATAAACCTCAAaggatttaaatatttactgcaaaaaaaagtcatttaaaatgagTGTAAATTAAACTATAGGTATAATAAGTAATGTATGAGACACTTCAggctgtgctgttataggaacaTAGTCCACATCatcatgaagcagagttactttTCCCAGCCTGAAGTAGTTTCATTCCCTATAGAACATCTTCCTGAACTGTGTTAATCCTCTGATACCTCAGAAATTTGCCAATAATCTTTTTTTGATCAATTAAGAACAAAATTTATCATGATTATTAgattaattattatgattattagattatattatcaatattattattatatataatcatcTCTTCCAGACTTAATACCATATTCTTTTTCAATACACatgcattttatatattgtatacatatATTTGTAGCCTCTTCTCATACCTCTGCCTGTTGAGGTCTTGTGCTGAGGCTTGGTGTCTCTTCCTTCGCTGTTCGTTTGGAGATTCTCTTTTTTGTAGACGCAGCAGGCTTAAAGGTCTCTCGCTTTAAGAGTCAGTAAAACCATTAGACTGCATTCTCACACAACATTATAAGACGGTTGTATAATATACATGCATCGtatttccttttaaataaaactttaaatatatatattaaaaatgcagATGTTACAGATGTACTGAAACATATAATGCAATTATTAAGAGAATCCTACCATCATGTTCTTTTCGGAGGTGAAAGCTGTGTTATTCTGCACACAATAAGACAGAAGCAGTGTTGTAAAGTCCACCTCCTAACACAGGGGGGCCATTATTTATGTTCCTCAGACACCACACAACAGGGGCATAAATATTCCTCGAGTTgagacaaaatgttttaatgttcatCACATGGTAGTCACATGGATTTTGTAAAGTAAGACAAAGGATTTCTTTTAATCCAATgagcattaactgaagctcttgtcaggtatctgcattattttatgcattgtgctgctatTTAGGTGGCAAGAAATCAGGGCCAGTCGAGCTGGGAGTCTCACCCCAACATCAGCCACTGATCACCTACTGTAATGTACACTTATCAGCCAGTGCACATGTTTAAACATCCAGTCACATGGCAATAGcacaatacataaaatcatgtaaatacaGGAAGAGCATCAGTTAGAAATGTGCAAAAAacatgatctctgtgactttaattatggcatggttgttggtgccagaagGGCTGGTTTGATTATTTGAGAAGAAACTGCTGATTGCCtagaattttcacacacaagtgTCACAGTttggtgaaaaaaacaacaacaaagtagTGCTGCAGCTATCGATTATTTCAGTAATCGAGTTTTCTACTGATTATTCCATCGATTAATCGGGTAATCAGATAATaagtactttttctttttattaaagaagaaTACCTAATATgcgaaagaaaataaaacaggtcTCTTACAATTAAAAactaatttgtttactttttaaaacaattGACATTATATATTGCTGAAATTgcatacattacattactaaCCGTGAAAACAAAACCTACAGTATGTAGtgcatttaattttaatgttacattCTCTGGTGTAATGTCGAATTTTTGCAATAATGTCTTATATTTGcaactgtgtgtctctcttcaAGGTGCGTCGTGATTAGGCTGTTGGACTCtgacactctgtgtgtgtgtgtgtgtgtgtcagagagagtaaAACTATGAACATGAATGATGCTTAGGCTTTCCCAAAATGTAACTAATTTACGGACATCATAACTAGCCACCCTATTGATTTATGGTCTTAAATATTCACTACATATAGCCACAatcaacatacatttttatgggCCTTCACTTCAACTAGCAATCAATTATGATTTAAGCTAAATGCCAACGCTAACATTCCCTTGTATCGACTTTGCTCAATGGACTTGTTGCGAGGACTTAGTGTTTTTGGATGAGATGTTGAAGCATGGAACTTGTACTGTTGTGGTACACCAGTTCAATCTTAcagaaaatatactgtatagagtTTTAGTTTGAAATTAACACAAACTTTGGAAACTTTTTGAAATTTTCTTTTGCCTGAATCTTCTCCTTGCCCCTCGCCGCTTTCTCCCCGTTCCTCTGTTTTTCCAAAGTAATGGTAAGCAGGGAAACGCAGTGCTCCATGTGTAGTTACAGTAAATGGACTAAACGAAGCGTCAAGGCAAGGTCTGAGGTGACAGGCTATACTAACAAGCAAATCCTCAAGTATTTGGAGATGTGATAGCACGGAGTTTATGAAAAGGctattgaaaaaaaatcttgaaaaataCCTACTGCTGTAACAAGCATATGCTCGGCTGTACGGTCGTTGATGCAGTAATGGCTTTATTCGCTAAATGTAAAGTTAttaagatttcatttttttattctttttttgcagTTTCCAACTCCAGAGGGGATTTGCAGCACTAGCAGAAACCTCAAAAATATAGTCTCTCTTCAGTTAGTTATATGTCCTTGGGTTTAGGTTCAAATAAAGACGCATTATATGAAAGACATCATTAATTTAGCTATTTAAAGGTTTACAGACTAATTAAACTACAGCGAATATTCATGACATTACATTTGCTTTAAAAGCTCATTGTTGATGTGGATATTTGTGCTATTCTTTGT from Tachysurus vachellii isolate PV-2020 chromosome 1, HZAU_Pvac_v1, whole genome shotgun sequence carries:
- the LOC132854034 gene encoding dynein light chain Tctex-type protein 2B produces the protein MEHCVSLLTITLEKQRNGEKAARGKEKIQRETFKPAASTKKRISKRTAKEETPSLSTRPQQAEDVVKEHLMLHQPVSDQRFPSGLVHLLMKHLVDERLTAMEYSPACSAVATKLSDSIKDAAKSLSSGRYKLICHVAIGQLRNSAVSCTSRSIWSADTDTFTEYLFKNQHLFALCVLFVVYQE